One Brassica oleracea var. oleracea cultivar TO1000 chromosome C7, BOL, whole genome shotgun sequence genomic window carries:
- the LOC106305796 gene encoding uncharacterized protein LOC106305796 → MKEGDALPTTANSKKEHSETVLFGRGRYKFYAFAALLLLAFWSMFTGTVTLRLSTGNLNRLSEDLGVRNYDHLDALEMEKRERVVKRMWDVYTNSRRIKLPQFWQEAFVAAYEELTSDVPGVRDAAIGEIAKMSVQSINLDSNPSRSMSARGLGRSFKKILHKPAASS, encoded by the exons ATGAAGGAGGGCGACGCCTTGCCGACGACGGCGAATTCGAAGAAGGAACACTCCGAAACCGTGTTGTTCGGAAGAGGTCGTTACAAGTTCTACGCGTTTGCTGCTCTCTTGCTTCTAGCATTTTGGTCGATGTTCACGGGAACTGTCACTCTCCGGTTATCCACGGGTAATCTGAACCGGTTATCTGAAGATCTCGGGGTTCGAAACTACGATCACCTCGACGCTCTG GAAATGGAGAAGAGGGAGAGAGTGGTGAAGCGTATGTGGGATGTGTACACTAACAGTCGTCGGATCAAGTTGCCTCAGTTTTGGCAAGAGGCGTTCGTTGCTGCTTATGAAGAGCTTACTAGTGATGTACCTGGGGTTAGAGATGCTGCTATTGGTGAAATCGCGAAGATGTCGGTTCAGTCTATCAATCTTGATTCGAATCCTTCCCGATCTATG AGCGCAAGGGGTCTGGGAAGAAGCTTCAAGAAGATTCTACACAAGCCAGCAGCAAGTAGCTGA
- the LOC106305795 gene encoding probable polyol transporter 6, whose product MDDQISSENAVEKPTEENTGVNRYALQCAIVASIVSIIFGYDTGVMSGAMVFIEEELKTNEVQIEVLTGILNLCALVGSLLAGRTSDIIGRRYTIVLASILFMLGSILMGWGPSYPVLLTGRCTAGLGVGFALMVAPVYSAEIATASHRGLLASLPHLCISIGILIGYLVNYFFSKLPMHIGWRLMLGIAAIPSLVLAFGILKMPESPRWLILQGRLGEGKRILDLVSNSPEEAELRFQDIKTAAGIDPKCKDEVVKMENKKTHGEGVWKELILRPTPAVRRVLLTALGIHFFQHATGIEAVLLYGPKIFKKAGITTKDKLFLVTIGVGIMKTTFIFTATFLLDKVGRRKLLLTSVGGMIGALTMLGFGLTMAQNSGGKLVWALVLSIVSAYSFVAFFSIGLGPITWVYSSEVFPLKLRAQGASLGVAVNRVMNATVSMSFLSLSKAITTGGAFFMFAGIAAVAWNFFFFLMPETKGKSLEEIEALFQRDGDHKVRGENDTA is encoded by the exons ATGGACGATCAAATCTCCAGCGAGAATGCGGTCGAGAAGCCGACCGAGGAGAACACCGGAGTTAATAGATACGCGCTTCAGTGTGCTATTGTCGCCTCCATCGTCTCCATCATCTTTGGTTACG ATACTGGCGTTATGAGTGGAGCGATGGTGTTTATAGAAGAAGAGTTAAAGACAAACGAAGTTCAGATCGAAGTCCTCACCGGAATCCTCAACCTTTGTGCCCTCGTCGGATCACTGCTCGCCGGAAGAACGTCGGACATAATCGGACGACGTTACACAATCGTCTTGGCCTCAATACTCTTCATGTTGGGCTCAATACTAATGGGCTGGGGCCCAAGCTATCCCGTTCTCCTCACCGGTAGATGCACCGCCGGGCTCGGAGTCGGTTTCGCCCTCATGGTTGCACCGGTCTACTCGGCCGAGATAGCAACCGCTTCGCACAGAGGACTCCTAGCTTCTCTACCTCATCTTTGCATCAGCATAGGGATTTTAATCGGTTACCTAGTGAATTACTTCTTCTCCAAGCTACCTATGCATATCGGTTGGAGGCTGATGCTCGGTATAGCTGCGATCCCGTCGCTAGTGCTGGCCTTCGGGATCTTGAAAATGCCGGAATCTCCACGGTGGTTGATTCTGCAAGGGCGTCTCGGAGAAGGCAAAAGGATACTGGACTTGGTGTCGAACTCGCCTGAAGAGGCGGAGCTACGGTTTCAAGACATCAAAACCGCCGCGGGAATCGACCCGAAGTGCAAAGACGAGGTGGTGAAGATGGAGAACAAGAAGACTCACGGGGAAGGAGTTTGGAAAGAGCTTATCCTAAGACCTACACCTGCGGTGAGACGAGTTCTTTTGACTGCGTTAGGGATTCATTTCTTCCAGCACGCAACTGGTATCGAAGCCGTGTTGCTATACGGTCCGAAGATTTTTAAGAAAGCTGGAATCACGACTAAAGACAAGCTTTTCTTGGTTACGATCGGTGTCGGAATCATGAAAACGACTTTTATTTTTACGGCGACTTTCTTGCTTGACAAGGTAGGTCGGAGGAAGCTTTTGTTGACCAGCGTCGGAGGGATGATTGGCGCGTTGACAATGTTAGGGTTTGGGCTTACGATGGCTCAAAATTCTGGCGGGAAACTGGTTTGGGCTTTGGTTCTGAGTATAGTTTCCGCTTATAGCTTCGTGGCGTTTTTCTCTATTGGGCTCGGCCCAATAACTTGGGTGTACAGCTCTGAGGTCTTCCCGTTGAAGCTTAGAGCTCAAGGAGCGAGTCTCGGCGTTGCGGTGAACAGAGTCATGAACGCCACCGTGTCGATGTCGTTTTTGTCGTTATCCAAGGCGATTACGACCGGCGGAGCATTCTTTATGTTCGCCGGAATCGCGGCGGTGGCGTGGAACTTCTTCTTCTTCCTGATGCCGGAGACTAAAGGAAAGTCGCTTGAAGAGATCGAAGCGCTTTTCCAAAGAGACGGTGATCATAAAGTACGCGGTGAAAACGACACAGCCTAG
- the LOC106305419 gene encoding provicilin-like, which translates to MTKFTVLPLFVLLFLVLLCTKSWAKSEEFDESSDEENDVAAVPSCCGFSSPLLIKKDQWKPIFGTQFGQISTVQIGEGCGGMGPYKIHSITLEPNALLLPLLLHSDMVFFVESGSGILNWVEAEATSSEIRRGDVYRLRPGTVFYLQSKPIDIFLGTKLRVYAIFSNTEECLHDPCFGAYSSITDLLFGFDETILQSAFGVPEEIIGLMTNRTQPPLIVHDMLSTPGEANTYTWQLQPRLLKLFAGYVSAAENKKKEKKTKKAKTFNVFESEPDFQSPNGRTITINRKDLEVLSGSMVGVSMVNLTQASMMGPHWNPWACEISIVLKGSGMVRVLRSSISSTSSSSECKNMRFKVEEGDIFAVPRLHPMAQMSFINESLVFIGFTTSARNNEPQFLAGQRSALRFLDREVLAASLNVSSVMVNGLLGAQKEAAVLGCPYCAEGELEKLKVETEMKKRDDERKREEEEAKKEEEERRKREEEEEKQWPPLPQQPPE; encoded by the exons ATGACTAAGTTTACGGTATTACCACTCTTTGTTCTTCTCTTTCTTGTATTACTCTGCACCAAGTCGTGGGCTAAGTCTGAAGAGTTTGATGAGTCGTCGGACGAAGAAAACGACGTCGCTGCTGTACCGTCATGTTGCGGGTTCTCGTCGCCTCTTCTGATCAAGAAAGATCAATGGAAACCAATCTTCGGGACCCAGTTCGGACAGATCTCAACCGTTCAAATCGGCGAGGGATGCGGCGGGATGGGACCTTACAAAATACATTCCATAACGCTGGAGCCAAACGCTCTTTTGCTCCCTCTTCTTCTTCATTCAGACATGGTCTTCTTTGTCGAGTCTG GAAGTGGGATTCTGAATTGGGTCGAGGCGGAAGCGACGAGTTCTGAGATAAGACGAGGGGACGTTTACAGGTTACGTCCCGGTACAGTATTCTACTTACAAAGCAAACCGATTGATATCTTTCTTGGAACCAAACTTAGGGTTTACGCAATTTTCTCAAACACCGAGGAGTGTTTACAT GATCCTTGCTTTGGTGCGTATTCGAGCATCACAGATCTATTGTTTGGTTTTGATGAGACCATTCTCCAGTCAGCTTTTGGG GTTCCTGAGGAAATTATTGGTCTGATGACGAACCGTACGCAGCCACCACTGATCGTGCATGACATGCTGAGCACGCCTGGTGAGGCCAACACCTACACGTGGCAGCTCCAACCGCGGTTACTCAAACTCTTTGCCGGATATGTTAGCGCAGCGGAGAACAAGAAGAAGGAGAAGAAGACAAAGAAAGCAAAGACATTCAATGTCTTCGAATCGGAACCTGACTTCCAGAGCCCTAACGGTCGTACTATAACGATTAACAGGAAGGATCTAGAAGTGTTAAGCGGCTCAATGGTTGGAGTCTCCATGGTGAATCTAACTCAAGCATCGATGATGGGACCTCACTGGAACCCATGGGCTTGTGAGATCTCAATTGTGTTGAAAGGATCAGGAATGGTTCGTGTGCTTAGGTCTTCGATTTCTTCAACATCATCATCATCAGAGTGTAAGAACATGAGGTTTAAGGTAGAGGAAGGAGATATTTTCGCAGTTCCACGGTTACATCCAATGGCTCAAATGTCTTTTATAAATGAGTCATTAGTGTTCATTGGGTTTACTACTTCAGCTAGGAACAACGAGCCACAGTTCTTAGCCGGCCAGAGATCAGCTTTGCGGTTTCTTGACCGGGAGGTACTAGCTGCGTCGTTGAATGTGAGTAGTGTGATGGTTAATGGATTGTTGGGAGCTCAGAAGGAGGCGGCTGTGTTGGGATGTCCTTATTGTGCGGAAGGAGAGTTGGAGAAGCTTAAAGTGGAGACGGAGATGAAGAAGAGGGATGATGAGAGGAAGAGAGAAGAAGAAGAGGCGAAGAAAGAAGAGGAAGAGAGGAGAAAACGAGAAGAAGAAGAAGAGAAGCAATGGCCGCCACTGCCTCAACAACCACCGGAGTAG